A genomic segment from Drosophila miranda strain MSH22 chromosome 3, D.miranda_PacBio2.1, whole genome shotgun sequence encodes:
- the LOC108160562 gene encoding aminopeptidase N, whose amino-acid sequence MLGSTSIYCLLLLLMPSASLAVYDHYRLPTAMEPQHYDIRILTHLNATDLRFEGAVRIDLFVLQPTRNITLHARNLRIDKSGISLSGGGERQCLSGMDIELNEVYDYYTLHLCRDLELGQTYQLTMHFESSLNATESGYYNSSYTDAASQDKHYLAVTQFSPTFARQAFPCFDEPPWKATFNVTLGYHKRYTGLSNMPILQCRQHESLLDYVWCEHEQLSRTSTYLVAFAVHDLTNAATVQSDTKNRVIFRNWLQPKAVDQANFSIAMAPRVIGYFEDLFQLDFPLRKIDQLAAPTHRFSAMENWGLVTFKEARFVHSPNDLQVARDGKAKTLAHEYAHQWFGNLVTMKWWNDLWLKEGPSTYFAYLALDAVQTDWGCSERFIGEDLERFFLQDSASSARAISREVKDPAQILGQFSEYVYEKGALIMRMLHKMIGEEAFLLAIRSYLSVHSFGNVEQAHLWQSMQAAAVEEKVLPPDFNLGRAMDSWTLQGGYPLVTAVRDYETGSVSLNQTRFYLEKGLREGAATGNCWWVPLSLVSQNHPDFERTRPQSWLECPTSAHTVELPLSTARNEWFILNPQVSVIYRVNYDEHNWRMIISTLADDPSFGGIPMYNRVQLMDDLMALGAVKLLSYDWAFDLFEYLQREEEFLPWKRGLGLLDRLGTLLSGRQATEFKVYMAKLLTAPYSRLPKLGTITSMSSTIREVSLMRQIYAQACRYRVDDCVPQARQAFLRDSNGFLELPADLQEVAYCTAIEQGGEADFQHVMQLFRNSTNAPQQGIYASALGCSRNISLLGEFLDYTLQSEMEEVSDCYMLAVKTALTREHVAIEAADHILSHAKRLTEKFKKRQLTSLLQTLAGNLHRPEDSARLKEQLKDLKQFEEPLQKALDMVKVNQQWQRDCSGDFSQALGRHI is encoded by the exons ATGCTCGGATCTACATCCATTTACTGCCTCCTTTTACTGCTGATGCCTTCTGCCAGCCTGGCTGTCTACGATCACTATCGCCTGCCCACCGCCATGGAGCCACAGCACTATGATATACGCATCCTGACCCACCTGAACGCCACCGACCTGCGCTTCGAGGGGGCTGTGAGGATCGATCTGTTTGTCCTCCAGCCCACCAGAAACATCACGTTGCATGCCCGGAATTTGCGGATAGACAAGTCTGGCATTTCGCTTAGTGGTGGAGGGGAGAGGCAGTGCCTCTCCGGCATGGATATCGAGCTGAATGAGGTGTACGACTACTACACGCTGCACCTGTGTCGGGATCTGGAGTTGGGTCAGACCTACCAGCTGACGATGCACTTTGAATCGTCGCTGAATGCAACAGAATCGGGCTACTACAACAGCTCCTACACGGACGCGGCATCCCAAGACAAACA TTACTTGGCAGTCACACAGTTCTCTCCGACGTTTGCCCGCCAGGCGTTTCCCTGCTTCGATGAACCCCCATGGAAGGCCACTTTTAACGTGACCCTGGGCTACCACAAACGCTACACGGGCCTCAGCAACATGCCGATCCTTCAGTGCCGACAGCA TGAAAGCCTCCTTGACTATGTCTGGTGCGAGCACGAACAACTGTCGAGGACATCCACCTACCTGGTGGCCTTTGCGGTCCACGATCTGACCAACGCGGCCACCGTGCAGAGCGACACCAAGAACAGGGTGATCTTCCGCAATTGGTTGCAGCCCAAGGCGGTGGATCAGGCCAACTTCTCCATCGCCATGGCCCCAAGAGTTATCGGCTACTTTGAGGATCTCTTTCAACTGGACTTTCCGCTGAGAAAGATCGACCAGCTGGCAGCGCCCACCCACAGGTTCTCGGCCATGGAGAACTGGGGACTGGTCACCTTCAAAGAGGCCAGGTTCGTGCACAGCCCGAATGATCTGCAGGTGGCAAGGGATGGCAAGGCCAAGACGTTGGCCCACGAGTATGCGCATCAGTGGTTCGGCAACCTCGTGACCATGAAATGGTGGAACGATCTCTGGCTGAAGGAGGGCCCATCCACGTACTTTGCCTATCTGGCCCTGGATGCCGTGCAGACCGATTGGGGTTGCAGCGAGCGATTTATCGGCGAGGACTTGGaacgtttctttcttcaggatTCGGCCAGCTCGGCGCGCGCCATTTCTCGAGAGGTGAAGGATCCTGCGCAGATCCTCGGGCAGTTCTCAGAGTACGTCTATGAGAAGGGCGCCCTGATCATGCGCATGCTGCACAAGATGATCGGCGAGGAGGCCTTCTTGCTGGCCATTCGCTCCTATCTCTCCGTACATTCCTTCGGGAATGTGGAGCAGGCTCATCTGTGGCAGTCCATGCAGGCGGCAGCCGTGGAGGAGAAGGTGCTACCCCCTGACTTCAATCTTGGTCGAGCCATGGACTCGTGGACGCTGCAGGGGGGCTATCCACTGGTCACCGCTGTTCGGGACTACGAAACGGGAAGTGTGAGCCTCAATCAAACGAGATTTTACCTGGAGAAAGGCCTGAGGGAAGGCGCCGCCACAGGCAACTGCTGGTGGGTGCCGCTGAGTTTGGTCTCCCAAAACCATCCCGACTTTGAGCGTACTCGTCCCCAGTCTTGGCTGGAGTGTCCCACCTCTGCACACACAGTGGAACTACCCCTCAGTACAGCACGCAATGAGTGGTTCATTCTGAATCCCCAGGTCAGTGTCATCTATCGGGTGAACTATGACGAGCACAACTGGAGGATGATCATCAGTACTCTGGCGGATGATCCAAGCTTTGGGGGCATTCCCATGTACAACAGAGTCCAGCTAATGGATGATCTGATGGCCTTGGGTGCGGTAAAACTCCTCAGCTACGACTGGGCCTTCGACCTTTTCGAGTATCTGCAGAGAGAGGAGGAGTTCCTGCCCTGGAAGAGAGGTCTGGGCCTCTTAGACCGCCTTGGAACGTTATTGAGTGGTCGGCAGGCAACAGAGTTCAAG GTTTACATGGCAAAGCTCCTCACAGCGCCGTATAGCCGCCTGCCCAAGCTGGGCACCATCACGAGTATGTCCTCGACCATCAGGGAGGTGTCCTTAATGCGGCAGATCTACGCTCAGGCCTGTCGCTACCGCGTGGACGACTGCGTGCCCCAGGCCAGGCAGGCCTTTTTGCGAGATTCAAATGGTTTCCTGGAGCTTCCCGCCGACTTGCAGGAGGTGGCCTACTGCACCGCCATCGAGCAGGGCGGCGAAGCGGACTTCCAGCATGTGATGCAGCTCTTCAGGAACTCGACGAACGCCCCCCAGCAGGGAATCTATGCGTCTGCTCTTGGATGCAGCCGCAACATCAGTCTGCTTGGGGAGTTCCTCGACTACACGCTCCAGTCCGAGATGGAAGAAGTCAGCGATTGCTACATGctggccgtgaagaccgcactGACACGTGAGCACGTGGCCATCGAGGCGGCCGACCACATTCTGTCCCACGCCAAAAGACTCAC CGAAAAGTTCAAGAAAAGGCAGCTGACGAGCCTCCTGCAGACCCTGGCTGGAAATCTGCACAGACCCGAAGATTCGGCAAGACTGAAGGAGCAATTGAAGGACCTGAAGCAGTTCGAGGAGCCCCTCCAGAAAGCCCTCGATATGGTCAAGGTGAACCAGCAATGGCAAAGGGATTGCTCCGGCGATTTCAGCCAGGCTCTGGGGAGGCATATCTAA
- the LOC108160942 gene encoding uncharacterized protein LOC108160942 — MPADFLALLNSRDSSLISSNNPIINDLVKPMSLELSTAVQLIVKTRRQRMQELFAQEYEWKQEELSRLGLSRINDTYNCCTPDGLRKVKL, encoded by the exons ATGCCTGCTGATTT TCTTGCGCTGCTCAACAGCCGCGACTCGTCGCTGATCTCCTCGAACAATCCCATCATCAATGATCTGGTAAAGCCCATGAGCCTGGAGCTGAGCACCGCCGTGCAGTTGATCGTCAAGACGCGACGCCAGCGAATGCAGGAGCTGTTCGCCCAGGAGTACGAGTGGAAGCAGGAGGAACTGTCTCGCCTGGGACTGAGTCGTATCAATGACACTTACAACTGCTGCACTCCCGATGGATTGCGCAAGGTTAAGCTATAG